In Mobula birostris isolate sMobBir1 chromosome 12, sMobBir1.hap1, whole genome shotgun sequence, one genomic interval encodes:
- the LOC140205832 gene encoding transmembrane protein 205, translating to MATNGEVTTLAKLLHLIFLATFWGMQIWVTFVSGFIMGSNLTRHTFGFIQSKLFPSYFHLGSACAFFNLMIFAIHHPSEQLNQEETFQIIILFICVTFAALNAQWFGQITSEIMTDMHLIERSCGLGQDIGLSTNREAYNQLKESKPKYKELAKQLAMYHNASSLCNLCCLICNGISLYYIATNLSTL from the exons ATGGCTACCAATGGAGAGGTTACAACACTTGCAAAACTTCTGCACCTGATCTTCCTGGCCACGTTCTGGGGGATGCAGATTTGGGTGACATTTGTATCTG GTTTTATCATGGGCAGCAATCTCACCAGACACACATTTGGCTTCATCCAGAGCAAACTCTTTCCATCCTACTTTCACCTCGGATCTGCCTGTGCTTTCTTTAACTTAATGATCTTTGCAATCCATCATCCCAGTGAGCAGTTAAATCAAGAGGAGACATTTCAG ATTATAATTTTATTCATTTGTGTTACTTTTGCTGCACTCAATGCTCAATGGTTTGGGCAGATAACTTCTGAAATCATGACTGACATGCATCTGATTGAAAGGAGCTGTGGACTCGGACAGGATATTGGATTGTCTACCAACAGAGAGGCCTATAACCAGTTGAAAGAGAGTAAACCCAAATACAAGGAACTTGCAAAGCAACTTGCAATGTATCACAATGCCTCCTCTTTATGTAACCTGTGCTGTCTCATTTGTAATGGGATAAGTTTGTACTACATAGCAACCAATTTATCCACATTATAA